In Cervus elaphus chromosome 5, mCerEla1.1, whole genome shotgun sequence, the following proteins share a genomic window:
- the LOC122694284 gene encoding pre-mRNA-splicing factor SPF27 gives MAGTGLVAGEVVVDALPYFDQGYEAPGVREAAAALVEEETRRYRPTKNYLSYLTAPDYSAFETDIMRNEFERLAARQPIELLSMKRYELPAPSSGQKNDITAWQECVNNSMAQLEHQAVRIENLELMSQHGCNAWKVYNENLVHMIEHAQKELQKLRKHIQDLNWQRKNMQLTAGSKLREMESTWVSLVSKNYEIERTIVQLENELFQMKQQHGEANKENIRQDF, from the coding sequence ATGGCGGGCACTGGTTTGGTGGCCGGGGAGGTTGTGGTGGATGCGCTGCCGTATTTTGATCAGGGTTACGAAGCGCCTGGTGTTCGCGAAGCGGCTGCGGCGTTGGTGGAGGAGGAAACTCGTAGATACCGACCTACGAAGAACTATCTAAGCTACCTGACGGCCCCAGATTATTCTGCTTTTGAGACAGACATAATGAGAAATGAATTTGAAAGACTGGCTGCTCGACAACCAATTGAATTGCTCAGTATGAAACGATATGAACTTCCAGCCCCTTCCTCCGGTCAGAAAAATGACATCACTGCATGGCAAGAGTGCGTAAACAATTCTATGGCGCAGTTAGAGCATCAGGCAGTCCGAATTGAGAATTTGGAACTAATGTCCCAGCATGGATGCAATGCCTGGAAAGTGTATAATGAAAATCTAGTTCATATGATTGAGCACGCACAGAAAGAGCTTCAGAAGTTAAGGAAACATATTCAAGACTTAAACTGGCAACGAAAGAACATGCAACTCACAGCTGGATCTAAATTAAGAGAAATGGAGTCAACCTGGGTATCCCTGGTCAGTAAGAATTATGAGATTGAAAGGACTATTGTACAATTAGAAAATGAGCTCTTTCAAATGAAGCAGCAACACGGAGaggcaaacaaagaaaacatacgGCAGGACTTCTGA